In the genome of Raphanus sativus cultivar WK10039 unplaced genomic scaffold, ASM80110v3 Scaffold4787, whole genome shotgun sequence, one region contains:
- the LOC130507559 gene encoding uncharacterized protein LOC130507559: protein MGPQVKWPPKKKATEANRNPKQWCEFHTDHGHTTEDCIALKMEFAELLKKGYLQEFLSDKAKNLLNKEGPGLPIEAAPALPPQQDRVIHVITGGSEVSGISSAAAKKSTRNARNGQEAEGPKRLLLGTNEISFTAREQEKVLTPHHDALVISLTIANCLVKRILVDNGSSSNIIFYSAFADLGLEPTALTRKATPLVGFSGEVKQTLGEVLLPVYAEGVNQATKFLVVDYPSSYNVILGRPWIHDMGAVPSTLHQLVKFPTPWGIRAVKGDQENARSCYQTTLRGKTQVL from the coding sequence ATGGGTCCTCAAGTCAAGTGGCCTCCTAAGAAGAAGGCCACGGAGGCTAACCGAAATCCCAAGCAATGGTGCGAGTTCCATACTGATCATGGTCATACTACGGAGGATTGCATAGCCCTAAAGATGGAATTCgccgagctcctcaagaaaggcTACCTACAAGAGTTCCTCTCGGATAAAgccaagaaccttctaaatAAAGAAGGTCCCGGTCTCCCTATCGAGGCAGCTCCCGCGTTGCCACCACAGCAAGAccgggtgatccatgtcatcaCAGGCGGATCAGAGGTAAGCGGAATTAGCAGTGCCGCAGCCAAGAAAAGTACTCGCAATGCCAGGAAcggccaagaggccgagggtcccAAGCGCCTACTCCTTGGAACAAATGAGATCAGTttcactgcaagggagcaggagaaggtcctCACCCCTCATCATGACGCTCTcgtcatttcacttaccatagcaaactgcttggtcaagcggATACTAGTAGATaatgggagctccagcaacataaTCTTCTATTCGGCCTTCGCCGACCTGGGTTTGGAACCTACAGCTCTAACCAGAAAGGCAACTCCCCTCgtaggcttcagtggagaaGTCAAACAAACCTTGGGAGAGGTCCTTCTTCCTGTGTATGCCGAAGGGGTAAACCAAGCCACGAAGTTCCTGGTCGTCGACTACCCCTCATCATACAACGTGATAttgggaaggccttggatccatgacatgggagccgtaccttcaACTTTGCACCAGCTGGTCAAGTTCCCAACCCCTTGGGGCATCAGAGCGGTCAAGGGGGATCAAGAGAATGCTAGGTCTTGCTATCAGACTACCCTTAGAGGAAAGACTcaggtcttatag